A DNA window from Gorilla gorilla gorilla isolate KB3781 chromosome 19, NHGRI_mGorGor1-v2.1_pri, whole genome shotgun sequence contains the following coding sequences:
- the NEURL4 gene encoding neuralized-like protein 4 isoform X4, which yields MAAGSGGSGGSGGGPGPGPGGGGGPSGSGSGPGSNGGLGSGGELHPRTGRLVSLSACGRTARRQQPGQEFNHGLVLSREPLRDGRVFTVRIDRKVNSWSGSIEIGVTALDPSVLDFPSSATGLKGGSWVVSGCSVLRDGRSVLEEYGQDLDQLGEGDRVGVERTVAGELRLWVNGRDCGVAATGLPPRVWAVVDLYGKCTQITVLPPEPGFSPPTPIPTPPLEPLAPTEDSAMAEQGTSADEAFMVSPAQARPETFPNSLESHNDFANMELSEVVSNTILSAYNGGLLNVNLSSPPAGEGLGSSGAATSPILTSNDALLFHEKCGTLIKLSNNNKTAERRRPLDEFNNGVVMTNRPLRDNEMFEIRIDKLVDKWSGSIEIGVTTHNPNSLEYPATMTNLQSGTIMMSGCGILTNGKGTRREYCEFSLDELQEGDHIGLTRKSNSALHFFINGIDQGVATPLTPPVVYGVVDLYGMAVKVTIVHNNNHSDRLRRNNAILRALSPEGALRRAAPAAQAEPERLLFHPNCGQKAAITHEGRTALRPHATDDFNHGVVLSSRALRDGEVFQVRIDKMVDKWAGSIEIGVTTHNPAYLQLPSTMTNLRSGTWMMTGNGVMHNGTTILDEYGHNLDRLKAGDTVGVVRREDGTLHFFVNGMTQGPAAWNVPPGVYAVVDLYGQAAQATIVDDVEVAPVPEPLPEGNNQVSPSSPSSGAGGSDLRFHQLHGSNAVITNGGRTALRHNCRSEFNDAIVISNRALRDGELFEIVIQKMVDRWSGSIEAGVTAIRPEDLEFPNTMTDIDYDTWMLSGTAIMQDGNTMRNNYGCDLDALGTGARIGMMRTAKGDLHYFINGQDQGAACSGLPPEVYAVVDLYGQCVQVSITNATGPMDNSLATSNTATEKSFPLHSPVAGVAHRFHSTCGKNVTLEEDGTRALRAAGYAHGLVFSTKELRAEEVFEVKVEELDEKWAGSLRLGLTTLAPGEMGPGAGGGGPGLPPSLPELRTKTTWMVSSCEVRRDGQLQRMNYGRNLERLGVGSRVGVRRGADDTMHILVDGEDMGPAATGIAKNVWAVLDLYGPVRSVSIVSSTRLEESEGTQPPSPSSDTGSEGEEDDEGEEHGLGGQNEVGIIPTTLEFLENHGKNILLSNGNRTATRVASYNQGIVVINQPLVPQLLVQVRIDFLNRQWTSSLVLGVITCAPERLNFPASACALKRAAWLLRGRGVFHNGLKICEKFGPNLDTCPEGTILGLRLDSSGGLHLHVNGVDQGVAVPDVPQPCHALVDLYGQCEQVTIVNPEPGAASGKSAGTQGDMEKADMVDGIKESVCWGPPPAASPLKSCEYHALCSRFQELLLLPEDYFMPPPKRSLCYCESCRKLRGDEAHRRRGEPPREYALPFGWCRFNLRKNQEVPGASCLRKSLVKLLHWGVSGLRSICPACPPPRVNPRLEAGTLTKKWHMAYHGSNVAAVRRVLDRGELGAGTASILSCRPLKGEPGVGFEEPGENCAPPREEQPPPVLLSPSLQYAGAETLASKVQFRDPKSQRTHQAQVAFQVCVRPGSYTPGPPSAALGEPPDPHFSPAELEWVTKEKGATLLCALLVRVE from the exons atggcggcagggtcggGTGGGAGTGGGGGCTCTGGGGGAGGCCCTGGACCGGGGCCGGGCGGGGGTGGCGGCCCCAGCGGGAGCGGCTCAGGACCGGGGTCCAACGGGGGTCTGGGCAGCGGCGGGGAACTGCACCCGCGCACTGGGCGCTTGGTGAGCCTGTCGGCCTGTGGGCGTACAGCGCGGCGGCAGCAGCCGGGCCAGGAGTTTAACCACGGGCTGGTGTTGAGCCGAGAACCCTTGCGCGATGGACGCGTCTTCACCGTCCGCATCGACCGCAAG GTCAACTCCTGGAGCGGCTCCATTGAGATTGGGGTGACAGCGCTGGACCCCAGTGTGCTGGACTTTCCAAGCAGTGCCACAGGGCTGAAGGGGGGCTCGTGGGTAGTGTCGGGCTGCTCTGTGCTGAGAGATGGACGCTCTGTGTTGGAGGAGTATGGTCAGGACCTGGACCAGCTTGGTGAAGGGGACCGCGTGGGCGTGGAGCGCACAGTTGCTGGGGAGCTTCGGCTCTGGGTGAATGGGCGGGATTGCGGTGTGGCTGCCACAGGCCTGCCCCCTCGTGTCTGGGCCGTTGTGGACCTTTATGGCAAGTGCACCCAGATCACCGTGCTACCCCCTGAGCCAGGCTTCAGCCCCCCTACTCCCATCCCCACACCTCCCCTCGAGCCCTTGGCCCCCACTGAAGACTCTGCCATGGCTGAACAGGGGACCTCTGCAGATGAAG CCTTCATGGTGTCCCCAGCGCAGGCCCGGCCGGAGACGTTTCCTAACAGCCTTGAGTCGCATAATG ACTTTGCCAACATGGAGCTGTCTGAGGTGGTGAGCAACACCATCCTGTCTGCCTACAATGGAGGGCTCCTGAATGTGAACCTGAGCTCCCCACCGGCAGGGGAAGGCCTGGGATCTAGCGGTGCTGCCACCTCGCCCATTCTCACTTCCAACGATGCCCTGCTCTTTCATGAAAAGTGCGGGACCCTCATCAAACTCAGCAACAATAATAAGACGGCTGAGCGCCGGCGGCCCCTGGATGAATTCAACAATGGGGTTGTCATGACCAATCGCCCCCTTCGGGACAATGAGATGTTTGAG ATCCGTATCGACAAGCTTGTTGATAAGTGGTCAGGCTCCATTGAGATTGGGGTCACCACCCACAACCCCAACAGTTTGGAGTACCCAGCCACCATGACCAACCTCCAGTCAG GCACCATCATGATGAGCGGCTGTGGAATCCTGACGAATGGCAAGGGCACCCGCCGGGAGTACTGCGAATTCAGTCTGGATGAGTTGCAG GAGGGTGACCACATTGGCCTCACAAGGAAGTCCAACTCTGCCCTACACTTCTTCATTAATGGTATTGATCAGG GAGTGGCAACCCCCTTGACGCCCCCAGTGGTGTATGGTGTGGTGGACTTGTACGGGATGGCAGTGAAGGTGACCATCGTCCACAATAACAACCACAGTGACCGTCTCCGCCGAAACAACGCCATCCTGCGGGCGCTGTCCCCCGAGGGTGCTCTCCGCCGTGCTGCCCCTGCCGCCCAGGCAGAACCTGAGCGCCTGCTCTTCCACCCCAACTGTGGGCAGAAGGCAGCCATCACCCACGAGGGACGCACTGCCCTGAGGCCCCA TGCCACCGATGACTTCAATCACGGCGTGGTGCTGAGCAGCAGAGCCCTGCGGGATGGAGAGGTGTTCCAGGTGCGCATCGACAAGATGGTGGACAAATGGGCTGGCTCCATTGAAATTGGTGTCACCACCCACAACCCTGCCTACCTCCAGTTGCCCTCCACCATGACCAACTTGCGCTCTG GGACCTGGATGATGACTGGGAATGGGGTGATGCACAATGGGACGACCATCCTGGATGAATATGGGCACAATCTGGACCGCCTCAAG GCAGGGGACACGGTGGGCGTGGTACGGCGGGAGGACGGGACTCTCCACTTCTTTGTCAATGGGATGACTCAGGGCCCTGCTGCCTGGAACGTGCCCCCGGGCGTCTATGCTGTCGTCGATCTCTATGGCCAGGCGGCCCAGGCCACCATTGTGGACGACGTGG AGGTGGCTCCAGTTCCTGAACCACTTCCTGAGGGGAACAACCAGGTGTCTCCAAGCTCTCCGTCCTCAGGGGCCGGGGGCTCTGACCTGCGCTTCCATCAGCTGCACGGCAGTAACGCAGTCATCACTAATGGGGGCCGCACCGCCCTCCGCCACAACTGTCGCAGCGAGTTTAATGACGCCATCGTCATCTCCAACCG GGCCCTGCGGGATGGAGAGCTGTTTGAAATTGTCATTCAGAAGATGGTGGACCGCTGGTCAGGCTCCATTGAGGCTG gAGTGACTGCTATTCGGCCTGAAGACCTGGAATTCCCCAACACCATGACAGACATTGACTATGACACATGGATGCTGAG TGGTACAGCCATCATGCAAGACGGTAACACGATGCGCAACAATTATGGGTGTGACCTGGATGCGCTGGGCACAGGTGCACGCATTGGCATGATGCGAACTGCCAAGGGCGACCTGCACTACTTCATCAACGGCCAGGACCAAGGCGCTGCCTGCTCGGGCCTGCCTCCGG agGTGTATGCGGTAGTCGATCTCTATGGCCAGTGTGTCCAAGTGTCCATCACCAATGCTACCGGCCCCATGGACAACAGCCTGGCGACCAGCAACACTGCCACCGAGAAGTCCTTCCCACTGCACTCCCCAG TGGCTGGCGTGGCTCACCGATTCCACAGTACTTGCGGCAAGAACGTCACTCTAGAGGAGGATGGCACGAGGGCATTGCGTGCCGCTGGCTATGCTCATGGCCTTGTCTTCAGTACCAAGGAGCTGAGGGCTGAGGAAGTCTTTGAG GTGAAAGTGGAAGAGCTAGATGAGAAGTGGGCAGGTTCCCTGCGGCTGGGGCTGACCACACTAGCACCGGGGGAGATGGGACCCGGGGCAGGCGGTGGTGGCCCAGGGCTGCCTCCTTCCCTGCCAGAGCTCCGGACGAAGACCACTTGGATGGTATCCAGCTGTGAAGTGAGGCGTGATGGGCAGCTCCAGAGGATGAACTATGGCCGGAATCTAGAGAGGCTGGGG GTGGGGAGCCGTGTGGGTGTTCGTCGGGGGGCAGATGACACGATGCACATCCTGGTGGATGGAGAGGATATGGGGCCTGCAGCCACTGGCATTGCCAAG AACGTGTGGGCTGTGTTGGATCTCTACGGGCCAGTCCGCAGTGTGTCAATTGTCAGTTCCACGAGACTGGAGGAGTCAGAAGgcacccagcctccttccccCAGTTCAGACACCGGCAGTGAGGGCGAGGAGGATGACGAGGGCGAGGAGCATGGCCTGGGA GGCCAGAATGAAGTGGGTATTATACCCACCACCCTCGAGTTCCTGGAGAACCATGGGAAGAATATCCTTTTGTCTAATGGGAACCGTACGGCCACACGGGTGGCCAGCTACAATCAGGGCATCGTTGTCATCAACCAACCTCTGGTGCCCCAGCTGCTGGTCCAG GTGCGGATAGATTTCCTAAACCGACAGTGGACATCTTCCCTTGTCCTGGGAGTCATCACCTGCGCGCCTGAGAGGCTCAACTTCCCTGCTTCTGCCTGTGCCCTCAAACGGGCAGCCTGGCTGCTGCGGGGCCGTGGGGTCTTCCACAACGGTCTCAAG ATCTGCGAGAAGTTTGGGCCCAATCTGGACACGTGCCCTGAAGGCACCATCCTGGGACTGCGGCTGGACAGCTCTGGGGGGCTGCATCTTCATGTTAATGGGGTGGACCAGGGGGTAGCTGTGCCAGATGTGCCCCAGCCCTGCCACGCGCTTGTGGACCTCTATGGGCAGTGTGAGCAG GTGACAATCGTGAACCCTGAGCCAGGGGCTGCCAGTGGGAAAAGTGCTGGAACCCAAGGGGACATGGAGAAAGCAGACATGGTGGACG GTATCAAAGAGAGTGTGTGCTGGGGTCCACCACCTGCCGCTAGTCCTCTGAAGAGCTGCGAGTACCATGCCCTTTGCTCTCGCTTCCAAGAACTCCTGCTGCTTCCTG AAGATTATTTCATGCCTCCGCCAAAGCGAAGCCTGTGCTACTGTGAGTCTTGCCGGAAGCTGCGAGGAGACGAGGCCCACAGGCGCAGAGGGGAGCCTCCCCGGGAATACGCACTGCCCTTTGGCTGGTGCAGGTTCAACCTCAG GAAAAACCAGGAAGTGCCAGGAGCTTCCTGTCTAAGGAAGAGCCTCGTGAAGCTCCTCCACTGGGGAGTCAGTGGCCTTCGTTCTATCTGCCCCGCTTGTCCACCTCCTAGAGTGAATCCCCGCCTGGAGGCTGGGACACTAACCAAGAAGTGGCACATGGCATATCATGGGAGCAATGTTGCCGCTGTACGGAGAGTGCTGGACCGAGGGGAGCTGGGAGCAG GTACTGCCTCCATCCTAAGCTGCCGTCCTTTGAAGGGAGAACCTGGGGTAGGGTTCGAGGAGCCTGGCGAGAACTGTGCACCTCCTCGGGAGGAGCAGCCCCCTCCTGTGCTGCTTTCCCCCTCCCTTCAATATGCTGGGGCGGAGACCCTGGCCTCCAAAGTGCA ATTCCGGGACCCCAAATCCCAGCGGACGCACCAGGCTCAGGTGGCGTTCCAGGTGTGTGTGCGCCCTGGCTCCTACACCCCGGGACCCCCTTCCGCTGCCCTTGGAGAACCTCCTGACCCTCACTTCAGTCCAGCCGAACTTGAGTGGGTCACTAAGGAGAAGGGGGCCACACTCCTCTGTGCCCTGCTGGTACGGGTGGAATGA
- the NEURL4 gene encoding neuralized-like protein 4 isoform X9 — translation MAAGSGGSGGSGGGPGPGPGGGGGPSGSGSGPGSNGGLGSGGELHPRTGRLVSLSACGRTARRQQPGQEFNHGLVLSREPLRDGRVFTVRIDRKVNSWSGSIEIGVTALDPSVLDFPSSATGLKGGSWVVSGCSVLRDGRSVLEEYGQDLDQLGEGDRVGVERTVAGELRLWVNGRDCGVAATGLPPRVWAVVDLYGKCTQITVLPPEPGFSPPTPIPTPPLEPLAPTEDSAMAEQGTSADEDFANMELSEVVSNTILSAYNGGLLNVNLSSPPAGEGLGSSGAATSPILTSNDALLFHEKCGTLIKLSNNNKTAERRRPLDEFNNGVVMTNRPLRDNEMFEIRIDKLVDKWSGSIEIGVTTHNPNSLEYPATMTNLQSGTIMMSGCGILTNGKGTRREYCEFSLDELQEGDHIGLTRKSNSALHFFINGIDQGVATPLTPPVVYGVVDLYGMAVKVTIVHNNNHSDRLRRNNAILRALSPEGALRRAAPAAQAEPERLLFHPNCGQKAAITHEGRTALRPHATDDFNHGVVLSSRALRDGEVFQVRIDKMVDKWAGSIEIGVTTHNPAYLQLPSTMTNLRSGTWMMTGNGVMHNGTTILDEYGHNLDRLKAGDTVGVVRREDGTLHFFVNGMTQGPAAWNVPPGVYAVVDLYGQAAQATIVDDVEVAPVPEPLPEGNNQVSPSSPSSGAGGSDLRFHQLHGSNAVITNGGRTALRHNCRSEFNDAIVISNRALRDGELFEIVIQKMVDRWSGSIEAGVTAIRPEDLEFPNTMTDIDYDTWMLSGTAIMQDGNTMRNNYGCDLDALGTGARIGMMRTAKGDLHYFINGQDQGAACSGLPPEVYAVVDLYGQCVQVSITNATGPMDNSLATSNTATEKSFPLHSPVAGVAHRFHSTCGKNVTLEEDGTRALRAAGYAHGLVFSTKELRAEEVFEVKVEELDEKWAGSLRLGLTTLAPGEMGPGAGGGGPGLPPSLPELRTKTTWMVSSCEVRRDGQLQRMNYGRNLERLGVGSRVGVRRGADDTMHILVDGEDMGPAATGIAKNVWAVLDLYGPVRSVSIVSSTRLEESEGTQPPSPSSDTGSEGEEDDEGEEHGLGGQNEVGIIPTTLEFLENHGKNILLSNGNRTATRVASYNQGIVVINQPLVPQLLVQVRIDFLNRQWTSSLVLGVITCAPERLNFPASACALKRAAWLLRGRGVFHNGLKICEKFGPNLDTCPEGTILGLRLDSSGGLHLHVNGVDQGVAVPDVPQPCHALVDLYGQCEQVTIVNPEPGAASGKSAGTQGDMEKADMVDGIKESVCWGPPPAASPLKSCEYHALCSRFQELLLLPEDYFMPPPKRSLCYCESCRKLRGDEAHRRRGEPPREYALPFGWCRFNLRVNPRLEAGTLTKKWHMAYHGSNVAAVRRVLDRGELGAGTASILSCRPLKGEPGVGFEEPGENCAPPREEQPPPVLLSPSLQYAGAETLASKVQFRDPKSQRTHQAQVAFQVCVRPGSYTPGPPSAALGEPPDPHFSPAELEWVTKEKGATLLCALLVRVE, via the exons atggcggcagggtcggGTGGGAGTGGGGGCTCTGGGGGAGGCCCTGGACCGGGGCCGGGCGGGGGTGGCGGCCCCAGCGGGAGCGGCTCAGGACCGGGGTCCAACGGGGGTCTGGGCAGCGGCGGGGAACTGCACCCGCGCACTGGGCGCTTGGTGAGCCTGTCGGCCTGTGGGCGTACAGCGCGGCGGCAGCAGCCGGGCCAGGAGTTTAACCACGGGCTGGTGTTGAGCCGAGAACCCTTGCGCGATGGACGCGTCTTCACCGTCCGCATCGACCGCAAG GTCAACTCCTGGAGCGGCTCCATTGAGATTGGGGTGACAGCGCTGGACCCCAGTGTGCTGGACTTTCCAAGCAGTGCCACAGGGCTGAAGGGGGGCTCGTGGGTAGTGTCGGGCTGCTCTGTGCTGAGAGATGGACGCTCTGTGTTGGAGGAGTATGGTCAGGACCTGGACCAGCTTGGTGAAGGGGACCGCGTGGGCGTGGAGCGCACAGTTGCTGGGGAGCTTCGGCTCTGGGTGAATGGGCGGGATTGCGGTGTGGCTGCCACAGGCCTGCCCCCTCGTGTCTGGGCCGTTGTGGACCTTTATGGCAAGTGCACCCAGATCACCGTGCTACCCCCTGAGCCAGGCTTCAGCCCCCCTACTCCCATCCCCACACCTCCCCTCGAGCCCTTGGCCCCCACTGAAGACTCTGCCATGGCTGAACAGGGGACCTCTGCAGATGAAG ACTTTGCCAACATGGAGCTGTCTGAGGTGGTGAGCAACACCATCCTGTCTGCCTACAATGGAGGGCTCCTGAATGTGAACCTGAGCTCCCCACCGGCAGGGGAAGGCCTGGGATCTAGCGGTGCTGCCACCTCGCCCATTCTCACTTCCAACGATGCCCTGCTCTTTCATGAAAAGTGCGGGACCCTCATCAAACTCAGCAACAATAATAAGACGGCTGAGCGCCGGCGGCCCCTGGATGAATTCAACAATGGGGTTGTCATGACCAATCGCCCCCTTCGGGACAATGAGATGTTTGAG ATCCGTATCGACAAGCTTGTTGATAAGTGGTCAGGCTCCATTGAGATTGGGGTCACCACCCACAACCCCAACAGTTTGGAGTACCCAGCCACCATGACCAACCTCCAGTCAG GCACCATCATGATGAGCGGCTGTGGAATCCTGACGAATGGCAAGGGCACCCGCCGGGAGTACTGCGAATTCAGTCTGGATGAGTTGCAG GAGGGTGACCACATTGGCCTCACAAGGAAGTCCAACTCTGCCCTACACTTCTTCATTAATGGTATTGATCAGG GAGTGGCAACCCCCTTGACGCCCCCAGTGGTGTATGGTGTGGTGGACTTGTACGGGATGGCAGTGAAGGTGACCATCGTCCACAATAACAACCACAGTGACCGTCTCCGCCGAAACAACGCCATCCTGCGGGCGCTGTCCCCCGAGGGTGCTCTCCGCCGTGCTGCCCCTGCCGCCCAGGCAGAACCTGAGCGCCTGCTCTTCCACCCCAACTGTGGGCAGAAGGCAGCCATCACCCACGAGGGACGCACTGCCCTGAGGCCCCA TGCCACCGATGACTTCAATCACGGCGTGGTGCTGAGCAGCAGAGCCCTGCGGGATGGAGAGGTGTTCCAGGTGCGCATCGACAAGATGGTGGACAAATGGGCTGGCTCCATTGAAATTGGTGTCACCACCCACAACCCTGCCTACCTCCAGTTGCCCTCCACCATGACCAACTTGCGCTCTG GGACCTGGATGATGACTGGGAATGGGGTGATGCACAATGGGACGACCATCCTGGATGAATATGGGCACAATCTGGACCGCCTCAAG GCAGGGGACACGGTGGGCGTGGTACGGCGGGAGGACGGGACTCTCCACTTCTTTGTCAATGGGATGACTCAGGGCCCTGCTGCCTGGAACGTGCCCCCGGGCGTCTATGCTGTCGTCGATCTCTATGGCCAGGCGGCCCAGGCCACCATTGTGGACGACGTGG AGGTGGCTCCAGTTCCTGAACCACTTCCTGAGGGGAACAACCAGGTGTCTCCAAGCTCTCCGTCCTCAGGGGCCGGGGGCTCTGACCTGCGCTTCCATCAGCTGCACGGCAGTAACGCAGTCATCACTAATGGGGGCCGCACCGCCCTCCGCCACAACTGTCGCAGCGAGTTTAATGACGCCATCGTCATCTCCAACCG GGCCCTGCGGGATGGAGAGCTGTTTGAAATTGTCATTCAGAAGATGGTGGACCGCTGGTCAGGCTCCATTGAGGCTG gAGTGACTGCTATTCGGCCTGAAGACCTGGAATTCCCCAACACCATGACAGACATTGACTATGACACATGGATGCTGAG TGGTACAGCCATCATGCAAGACGGTAACACGATGCGCAACAATTATGGGTGTGACCTGGATGCGCTGGGCACAGGTGCACGCATTGGCATGATGCGAACTGCCAAGGGCGACCTGCACTACTTCATCAACGGCCAGGACCAAGGCGCTGCCTGCTCGGGCCTGCCTCCGG agGTGTATGCGGTAGTCGATCTCTATGGCCAGTGTGTCCAAGTGTCCATCACCAATGCTACCGGCCCCATGGACAACAGCCTGGCGACCAGCAACACTGCCACCGAGAAGTCCTTCCCACTGCACTCCCCAG TGGCTGGCGTGGCTCACCGATTCCACAGTACTTGCGGCAAGAACGTCACTCTAGAGGAGGATGGCACGAGGGCATTGCGTGCCGCTGGCTATGCTCATGGCCTTGTCTTCAGTACCAAGGAGCTGAGGGCTGAGGAAGTCTTTGAG GTGAAAGTGGAAGAGCTAGATGAGAAGTGGGCAGGTTCCCTGCGGCTGGGGCTGACCACACTAGCACCGGGGGAGATGGGACCCGGGGCAGGCGGTGGTGGCCCAGGGCTGCCTCCTTCCCTGCCAGAGCTCCGGACGAAGACCACTTGGATGGTATCCAGCTGTGAAGTGAGGCGTGATGGGCAGCTCCAGAGGATGAACTATGGCCGGAATCTAGAGAGGCTGGGG GTGGGGAGCCGTGTGGGTGTTCGTCGGGGGGCAGATGACACGATGCACATCCTGGTGGATGGAGAGGATATGGGGCCTGCAGCCACTGGCATTGCCAAG AACGTGTGGGCTGTGTTGGATCTCTACGGGCCAGTCCGCAGTGTGTCAATTGTCAGTTCCACGAGACTGGAGGAGTCAGAAGgcacccagcctccttccccCAGTTCAGACACCGGCAGTGAGGGCGAGGAGGATGACGAGGGCGAGGAGCATGGCCTGGGA GGCCAGAATGAAGTGGGTATTATACCCACCACCCTCGAGTTCCTGGAGAACCATGGGAAGAATATCCTTTTGTCTAATGGGAACCGTACGGCCACACGGGTGGCCAGCTACAATCAGGGCATCGTTGTCATCAACCAACCTCTGGTGCCCCAGCTGCTGGTCCAG GTGCGGATAGATTTCCTAAACCGACAGTGGACATCTTCCCTTGTCCTGGGAGTCATCACCTGCGCGCCTGAGAGGCTCAACTTCCCTGCTTCTGCCTGTGCCCTCAAACGGGCAGCCTGGCTGCTGCGGGGCCGTGGGGTCTTCCACAACGGTCTCAAG ATCTGCGAGAAGTTTGGGCCCAATCTGGACACGTGCCCTGAAGGCACCATCCTGGGACTGCGGCTGGACAGCTCTGGGGGGCTGCATCTTCATGTTAATGGGGTGGACCAGGGGGTAGCTGTGCCAGATGTGCCCCAGCCCTGCCACGCGCTTGTGGACCTCTATGGGCAGTGTGAGCAG GTGACAATCGTGAACCCTGAGCCAGGGGCTGCCAGTGGGAAAAGTGCTGGAACCCAAGGGGACATGGAGAAAGCAGACATGGTGGACG GTATCAAAGAGAGTGTGTGCTGGGGTCCACCACCTGCCGCTAGTCCTCTGAAGAGCTGCGAGTACCATGCCCTTTGCTCTCGCTTCCAAGAACTCCTGCTGCTTCCTG AAGATTATTTCATGCCTCCGCCAAAGCGAAGCCTGTGCTACTGTGAGTCTTGCCGGAAGCTGCGAGGAGACGAGGCCCACAGGCGCAGAGGGGAGCCTCCCCGGGAATACGCACTGCCCTTTGGCTGGTGCAGGTTCAACCTCAG AGTGAATCCCCGCCTGGAGGCTGGGACACTAACCAAGAAGTGGCACATGGCATATCATGGGAGCAATGTTGCCGCTGTACGGAGAGTGCTGGACCGAGGGGAGCTGGGAGCAG GTACTGCCTCCATCCTAAGCTGCCGTCCTTTGAAGGGAGAACCTGGGGTAGGGTTCGAGGAGCCTGGCGAGAACTGTGCACCTCCTCGGGAGGAGCAGCCCCCTCCTGTGCTGCTTTCCCCCTCCCTTCAATATGCTGGGGCGGAGACCCTGGCCTCCAAAGTGCA ATTCCGGGACCCCAAATCCCAGCGGACGCACCAGGCTCAGGTGGCGTTCCAGGTGTGTGTGCGCCCTGGCTCCTACACCCCGGGACCCCCTTCCGCTGCCCTTGGAGAACCTCCTGACCCTCACTTCAGTCCAGCCGAACTTGAGTGGGTCACTAAGGAGAAGGGGGCCACACTCCTCTGTGCCCTGCTGGTACGGGTGGAATGA